From a single Nostoc sp. MS1 genomic region:
- a CDS encoding MFS transporter, with amino-acid sequence MFPTEPAAVNNGFGSLLKNRGFMLLWIGQLVSQLADKVFFVLMIALLEVYPPPPGIAQNSMYSTLMVAFTIPAILFGSAGGILVDRLPKKLIMVGSDIVRGLLTLCLPLLPREFLILLILAFAISSVTQFFAPAEQAAIPLIVRRENLLAANALFSSTMMGALIVGFAIGEPILSWAKSWMGETYGQELVVGGLYILSAVIMQPINFTEYKPLKDENSQTHPWAEFTESIRYLKKNRLVLNAMLQLTTLYCVFAALTVLAIQLAEDFGLKEKQFGFFLAAAGVGMVLGAGILGHWGEKFHHKPLPLIGFLLIALVLGVFTFTHNLALALGLCAILGIGAALIGVPMQTVIQQQTPPNMHGKVFGFQNHAVNIALSLPLAITGPLTDALGLRAVMMTMSVVVVVVGFWAWKNTRRVLQDVI; translated from the coding sequence ATGTTTCCCACTGAACCTGCTGCCGTTAATAATGGGTTTGGCTCACTGCTGAAAAATCGCGGTTTCATGCTCCTGTGGATTGGGCAATTAGTTTCTCAATTGGCAGATAAAGTATTCTTCGTGTTGATGATTGCCTTATTGGAGGTATATCCACCCCCACCAGGAATCGCGCAAAACTCGATGTACTCAACCTTAATGGTGGCGTTCACCATCCCAGCTATTTTATTCGGCTCGGCAGGTGGCATATTAGTAGACCGCTTGCCAAAAAAGTTAATTATGGTTGGTTCAGATATTGTGCGCGGGTTGCTGACGTTGTGTCTGCCTTTGTTACCGCGAGAGTTTCTGATTCTGCTCATATTGGCCTTTGCCATTTCCTCTGTGACTCAATTTTTCGCCCCAGCCGAACAAGCTGCGATTCCTTTAATAGTCCGACGAGAAAATTTGTTAGCAGCCAATGCCTTGTTTAGTAGCACCATGATGGGGGCTTTAATAGTTGGTTTTGCGATCGGCGAACCTATTTTAAGCTGGGCGAAAAGCTGGATGGGAGAAACCTACGGTCAAGAACTGGTAGTGGGAGGATTATATATTTTATCGGCTGTGATCATGCAACCGATTAACTTTACAGAATATAAGCCATTAAAAGACGAAAACTCACAAACACATCCTTGGGCTGAATTTACAGAAAGTATTCGTTATCTTAAAAAGAACCGTTTGGTATTAAATGCCATGCTGCAATTAACTACTTTATATTGTGTATTTGCAGCATTAACAGTATTAGCAATCCAGTTAGCAGAAGATTTTGGTTTAAAAGAAAAACAATTCGGCTTTTTCTTAGCAGCAGCAGGTGTGGGGATGGTATTAGGCGCAGGTATTTTAGGACATTGGGGTGAAAAGTTTCATCACAAACCCTTACCCCTAATTGGGTTTCTGCTGATAGCATTAGTTTTAGGCGTATTTACCTTTACTCATAATCTGGCGTTAGCACTAGGGCTATGCGCGATTTTAGGTATCGGTGCTGCCTTAATTGGTGTGCCTATGCAAACTGTTATTCAACAGCAAACTCCACCAAATATGCATGGTAAGGTATTTGGCTTTCAAAATCATGCTGTCAATATTGCTTTGTCTTTACCTCTAGCAATTACAGGGCCTTTAACAGATGCTTTAGGATTACGGGCTGTGATGATGACAATGAGTGTAGTTGTAGTGGTAGTTGGTTTTTGGGCGTGGAAAAACACCCGCCGAGTTTTGCAAGATGTTATTTAG
- a CDS encoding Gfo/Idh/MocA family protein yields MSGLQTNQGKIGVAIVGTGFGQKVHIPAFQAHHRTEIVAIYHRDISKAKLISQANNIPHALDNITNIVNLPEVQAVSIATPPFLHYEMAKAVLEAGKHLLLEKPVTLNVAEAQELYQLAQKHNVIATVDFEFRFVPAWQLFSELLASGYVGTPRLIRIDWLGSSRADTSRPWNWYSSQEKGGGALGSLGSHAFDYIYWLFGSIRRLNAHLSTAIPQRVDPANGELKPVETDDTCMLSLELANGTPCQMTISAVVHSSRTHWVEVYGDRGTLVIGSENQKDYIHGFQVWGSQPGQPLTEIEIPQKLLFPQHYPDGRICAFLRVIDQWVQGIDQHKQIVPSLKEGIYSQLLMDLSHQSHKAGSWVDVPSLESYLT; encoded by the coding sequence ATGTCTGGATTACAAACAAATCAGGGTAAAATTGGCGTGGCGATTGTTGGGACTGGCTTTGGTCAGAAAGTCCATATACCTGCATTTCAAGCTCATCATCGTACCGAAATAGTGGCAATTTATCACCGGGATATTAGTAAAGCTAAATTAATTTCTCAAGCAAATAATATTCCTCATGCTTTGGATAACATAACTAATATTGTTAATCTACCAGAAGTACAGGCAGTTAGCATTGCTACGCCGCCTTTTCTACATTATGAAATGGCAAAAGCAGTTCTAGAAGCAGGCAAACATTTACTACTAGAAAAACCAGTTACTCTAAATGTAGCCGAAGCACAAGAATTATATCAATTAGCACAAAAACATAATGTAATTGCCACTGTAGATTTTGAGTTTCGTTTTGTACCCGCATGGCAACTATTTTCAGAACTTTTAGCTTCAGGTTATGTAGGAACCCCTCGCTTAATTAGAATTGACTGGTTAGGTTCCTCCCGCGCTGATACTTCTCGTCCTTGGAACTGGTATTCCTCACAAGAAAAAGGTGGTGGTGCTTTAGGTTCGTTAGGTTCCCACGCCTTTGATTACATTTATTGGCTATTTGGTTCAATTCGGAGATTGAATGCACATTTGAGTACAGCAATTCCTCAACGAGTTGACCCTGCTAATGGTGAGTTAAAGCCAGTAGAAACAGATGATACTTGTATGCTGTCATTAGAATTAGCTAATGGCACACCTTGTCAAATGACTATCAGTGCTGTGGTTCATTCTAGTAGAACCCATTGGGTAGAAGTATATGGCGATCGCGGTACTCTAGTTATTGGTAGCGAAAATCAAAAAGATTACATCCACGGTTTTCAGGTTTGGGGTTCCCAACCAGGCCAACCACTCACAGAAATCGAAATTCCACAAAAACTACTCTTCCCCCAACATTACCCTGACGGACGCATTTGTGCTTTCCTACGTGTAATAGACCAATGGGTACAAGGAATTGATCAACATAAGCAAATAGTACCATCCTTAAAAGAAGGTATTTATTCTCAGTTGCTAATGGATTTATCTCACCAATCCCACAAAGCTGGTAGTTGGGTAGATGTGCCAAGTTTAGAAAGTTATCTAACTTAG
- a CDS encoding ferrochelatase: MVATPEKLQNTQEHLSGQDRVAVLLMGYGEVESYEDFANYNEQALNLLTAKFAPVPTWIYPPLAKLLALFDRHEWGHQHHDFISPHNAIFEKQRAGIEQNLQAKWGDRVQVFKAFNFCAPFLPNQVLAEIKDQGFEKILIYPLLVVDSIFTSGIAIEQVNNALAETNDGENHWLKALRYIPSFYNEPEYIHLMAHLVEEKINSGLATAYLPSQIGIVLMNHGCPHKAKGFTSGITESQALYDLVREELINKYPLISVGWLNHDTPLIEWTQPNAEQAAKNLIQLGAKVIIFMPIGFATENHETLLDVHHIIHALEKKHSDVDYVQMACVNDHPEFLAMVAEWANAQIAELQNEQAVAINPQLALHHHHHH; this comes from the coding sequence GTGGTCGCCACACCGGAAAAGCTACAAAATACACAGGAACATTTATCAGGGCAAGACCGAGTAGCGGTTCTGCTGATGGGTTATGGTGAAGTTGAAAGCTACGAAGATTTTGCTAACTACAACGAACAGGCTTTGAATCTACTGACAGCGAAGTTTGCACCTGTACCGACTTGGATTTATCCTCCTCTAGCAAAGCTGTTGGCGTTATTTGACCGTCATGAATGGGGACACCAACACCACGATTTTATTTCCCCTCACAACGCCATATTTGAAAAGCAGCGTGCTGGTATTGAACAAAATTTACAAGCAAAATGGGGCGATCGCGTCCAGGTTTTCAAAGCTTTTAACTTCTGCGCTCCCTTTTTACCTAACCAAGTTTTAGCAGAAATCAAAGACCAAGGTTTTGAGAAAATCCTCATTTATCCCCTACTAGTGGTTGATTCCATCTTCACCAGTGGTATTGCTATTGAACAAGTTAACAATGCTCTAGCAGAAACGAATGATGGTGAAAACCATTGGCTCAAGGCACTACGTTACATACCTTCATTCTACAACGAGCCAGAATACATTCATTTAATGGCTCATTTAGTTGAGGAGAAAATTAACTCTGGTTTAGCCACAGCTTATTTACCTTCTCAAATTGGTATTGTGTTGATGAATCACGGTTGTCCTCACAAAGCCAAAGGTTTCACCTCTGGTATTACCGAAAGTCAAGCGCTTTATGATTTAGTGCGCGAAGAATTAATTAATAAGTATCCCCTAATTTCTGTAGGCTGGCTCAATCACGACACACCGTTAATTGAGTGGACACAACCAAACGCCGAACAAGCCGCTAAGAACCTCATTCAATTGGGTGCAAAGGTAATTATCTTTATGCCTATTGGTTTTGCTACAGAAAACCATGAAACTTTATTAGATGTACACCACATTATCCATGCTTTAGAGAAAAAACATTCCGATGTGGATTATGTACAGATGGCTTGTGTCAATGACCATCCAGAGTTTTTAGCGATGGTTGCTGAATGGGCAAATGCTCAAATTGCTGAATTGCAAAATGAGCAAGCAGTGGCAATTAATCCACAATTAGCGTTGCATCATCACCATCATCATTAG
- the ilvB gene encoding biosynthetic-type acetolactate synthase large subunit — MTVSLPSPTSLSQTEKHTQSTSSASPVVEPKRVTGGFALLDSLLRHGVEYIFGYPGGAILPIYDDLYKVEATGSIKHILVRHEQGAAHAADGYARATGKVGVCFGTSGPGATNLVTGIATAYMDSIPMVIVTGQVPRKVIGTDAFQETDIYGITLPIVKHSYIVRDPQDLPRIVAEAFHIASTGRPGPVLIDVPKDVAFEEFDYVPVEPGSVKLRGYRPTVKGNPRQINAAIELIKESRRPLLYVGGGAIASGAHGEIKELAELFNIPVTTTLMGIGAFDEHHPLSLGMLGMHGTAYANFAVTDCDLLICVGARFDDRVTGKLDEFASHAKVIHIDIDPAEVGKNRVPEVPIVGDVRKVLIDLLRRCKQTGAKGTPNQNQEWLNLINRWREEYPLVVPQHPDSIPPQEVIVEVGRQAPHAFYTTDVGQHQMWAAQFLKNGPRRWISSAGLGTMGFGLPAAIGAKVAFPNEDVICISGDASFQMCLQELGTASQYGINVKTVILNNGWQGMVRQWQQAFHGERYSCSNMEVGMPDIELLAKAYGIKGIVVTEREQLKDAIAEMLAADCPVIMDVRVTKDENCYPMVPTGKSNAQMVGLPKPAPKASTEPVYCSHCGTSNAPNHNFCSECGTKL, encoded by the coding sequence GTGACTGTGAGTTTGCCTTCCCCGACTAGTCTCTCACAAACAGAGAAACATACTCAATCTACCAGTTCAGCATCGCCAGTTGTGGAACCCAAGCGGGTGACTGGTGGTTTTGCGTTACTTGATAGTCTACTGCGCCACGGTGTTGAGTATATTTTTGGTTATCCTGGCGGAGCAATTCTGCCAATTTACGATGATCTGTACAAGGTGGAAGCGACTGGCAGTATTAAGCACATCCTAGTCAGACACGAACAAGGGGCGGCTCATGCTGCTGATGGTTATGCTCGTGCTACAGGGAAAGTAGGAGTATGCTTTGGTACTTCTGGGCCTGGAGCAACTAATTTAGTGACAGGTATCGCTACAGCCTACATGGATTCCATTCCTATGGTAATTGTCACTGGGCAAGTACCTCGGAAAGTTATTGGGACAGATGCGTTTCAAGAAACCGATATCTATGGCATTACTCTACCCATAGTCAAGCACTCTTATATAGTACGTGACCCTCAAGACCTGCCGCGAATTGTGGCTGAGGCATTCCACATCGCTAGTACAGGTCGTCCAGGCCCAGTTCTGATTGATGTACCAAAAGATGTGGCTTTTGAAGAATTTGATTATGTACCAGTAGAACCTGGTTCAGTCAAGTTACGCGGTTATCGTCCTACGGTGAAGGGAAACCCCAGACAAATCAATGCAGCGATTGAGTTAATTAAAGAAAGTCGTCGTCCTCTACTATATGTCGGTGGTGGTGCGATCGCATCCGGCGCTCATGGGGAAATTAAGGAACTGGCTGAGTTATTTAATATCCCTGTCACTACAACCTTGATGGGTATCGGTGCTTTTGATGAACACCATCCCCTATCCTTGGGTATGTTGGGAATGCACGGTACAGCCTACGCTAACTTTGCTGTTACTGATTGTGATCTGTTGATTTGTGTTGGTGCAAGGTTTGATGACCGTGTAACAGGTAAATTAGATGAGTTCGCTTCCCACGCCAAAGTAATTCACATCGATATCGACCCCGCCGAAGTTGGGAAAAACCGCGTTCCTGAAGTACCTATCGTTGGTGATGTACGCAAAGTCTTAATTGACTTGTTGCGTCGCTGTAAGCAAACAGGCGCAAAAGGTACACCCAACCAAAACCAAGAATGGCTGAATTTAATTAACCGTTGGCGGGAAGAATACCCCTTAGTTGTTCCCCAACATCCTGACAGTATTCCTCCCCAGGAAGTCATTGTTGAGGTTGGTCGCCAAGCACCCCACGCTTTCTACACTACCGATGTGGGTCAGCATCAAATGTGGGCTGCACAATTCCTCAAGAATGGCCCCCGGCGTTGGATTTCTAGCGCAGGTTTAGGAACGATGGGTTTTGGTTTACCTGCGGCGATTGGTGCTAAAGTAGCATTCCCAAACGAAGACGTAATTTGTATTAGCGGTGATGCTAGTTTCCAAATGTGTTTGCAAGAATTGGGTACAGCATCACAATACGGTATTAATGTCAAGACTGTTATTTTGAATAACGGCTGGCAAGGAATGGTGCGCCAATGGCAACAAGCTTTCCACGGCGAACGCTACTCTTGTTCCAATATGGAAGTAGGTATGCCGGATATTGAGTTGTTGGCTAAAGCCTATGGTATTAAGGGAATTGTAGTTACGGAGCGAGAGCAATTGAAAGATGCGATCGCCGAAATGTTAGCCGCCGACTGTCCAGTAATTATGGATGTGCGTGTTACCAAGGATGAGAATTGCTATCCTATGGTTCCTACTGGTAAAAGTAATGCTCAGATGGTTGGTTTGCCTAAGCCAGCACCAAAGGCTAGCACTGAACCAGTTTATTGCAGTCATTGCGGTACATCAAATGCACCTAATCACAATTTCTGTTCTGAGTGTGGGACTAAGTTGTAG
- a CDS encoding IS701 family transposase, translated as MDVELQILKHLARDAQPTVALVDEYCAEYKDLFKEVRNYECFKYLHLGIISPIKRKSLPEIAKVVSINSAQSLHHFIANSYWSVNELKSRRLKKIKRALNGQTITVVIDETGDRKKGKKTDYVARQYLGSVGKVDKGIVSVNAYGVYANITFPLIFKVFKPKGTLKDSDKYKTKIELASEIITELMELDFNIELVLADSLYGESSQFIRKLAEYGLGYVVSIRSNHGVWLPAGQSVRANKWCKFERTFSNQKSETRYIREIVYGKKGAITYWEITTDPETMPENSTSFVMTNLSGNLKKILGDLYGLRTWVEYGFWQCKQELGWTDYRFTNFQHIEKWWEIIFCVYTMISLSSPPFLSLNQAPSETEIHDSACISCVDFSNHKQWNHDSGWKNTLNNLRLIVQPLLLFWLIYPWLNVFPNSDLLLGFNHLIFTMNQFKPFFSSG; from the coding sequence ATGGATGTAGAATTACAAATCCTGAAACATTTGGCAAGAGATGCGCAGCCAACAGTTGCGCTCGTAGATGAATATTGTGCAGAGTACAAAGACCTGTTCAAAGAAGTAAGAAATTATGAATGTTTCAAATATTTACACTTAGGCATAATTTCACCAATCAAAAGAAAATCATTACCAGAGATAGCAAAAGTAGTCAGTATAAACTCAGCCCAATCATTACATCATTTTATAGCCAATTCATACTGGTCAGTAAATGAGTTGAAGAGCCGAAGATTAAAGAAAATAAAAAGAGCATTAAATGGTCAGACAATTACGGTAGTAATAGATGAAACCGGAGACAGAAAAAAAGGTAAAAAGACAGATTATGTAGCTAGACAATATTTAGGAAGTGTGGGAAAAGTAGATAAAGGGATAGTTTCAGTTAACGCTTATGGAGTTTATGCCAACATAACTTTCCCATTAATTTTCAAAGTATTTAAACCAAAAGGAACACTAAAGGATTCAGATAAATATAAAACTAAAATAGAGTTAGCATCAGAAATAATTACAGAGTTAATGGAATTAGATTTCAATATTGAATTAGTATTGGCTGATAGTTTGTATGGTGAAAGTAGCCAATTTATTAGAAAACTGGCTGAATATGGCTTAGGTTATGTGGTATCAATCAGAAGTAATCATGGAGTCTGGCTGCCAGCAGGGCAGAGCGTTAGGGCGAATAAGTGGTGCAAATTTGAAAGAACATTTAGTAACCAAAAATCAGAAACTAGATATATTAGAGAAATAGTTTATGGTAAAAAAGGAGCCATAACTTACTGGGAAATAACAACTGATCCAGAAACTATGCCAGAAAATTCTACTTCATTTGTCATGACTAATCTTTCAGGGAACCTCAAGAAAATTTTAGGCGACTTATATGGGTTAAGAACTTGGGTAGAATATGGTTTTTGGCAGTGTAAACAGGAACTGGGCTGGACAGACTACAGATTTACAAATTTTCAACATATTGAGAAATGGTGGGAGATTATTTTTTGTGTCTACACAATGATTAGTTTAAGTTCTCCACCTTTCTTATCCTTAAATCAAGCTCCTTCTGAAACAGAAATACATGACAGTGCTTGTATTAGTTGTGTAGATTTCTCTAACCATAAACAATGGAATCATGATTCTGGATGGAAGAATACTTTAAATAATCTTCGTTTAATTGTTCAACCTCTTTTATTATTTTGGTTGATTTATCCCTGGCTAAATGTTTTTCCCAATTCCGATTTATTGCTTGGATTTAATCACCTAATTTTTACAATGAACCAATTTAAACCTTTTTTCTCTTCTGGATAA